A portion of the Streptomyces platensis genome contains these proteins:
- the cydB gene encoding cytochrome d ubiquinol oxidase subunit II, which yields MQLHDVWFVLIAFLWTGYFFLEGFDFGIGVLTKLLARDRQEKRVLINTIGPVWDGNEVWLISAAGATFAAFPEWYATLFSGFYLPMLLILICLILRGVAFEYRVKRPEERWQRNWEHTIFWTSLLPAVLWGVIFGNIVFGVKIDAHKEYVGSLLDLLNPYALLGGLVTLTLFTFHGAVFASLKTVGDIRERARRMAAVLGPIAAVMAVGFLGWTQADKGDSTSLVAMIVAVVALVAALGANRLGREGWAFAFSGLTVVAVVTMLFLTLFPNVMPSTLNESWNLTVSNAASSPYTLKIMTWGAGFAAPLVMLYQGWTYWVFRKRIGTQHIAEAH from the coding sequence GTGCAACTCCACGACGTCTGGTTCGTCCTTATCGCCTTTCTCTGGACCGGGTACTTCTTCCTCGAAGGATTCGACTTCGGAATCGGCGTCCTCACCAAGCTCCTCGCCCGTGACCGGCAGGAGAAGCGGGTACTGATCAACACCATCGGGCCGGTCTGGGACGGCAACGAGGTCTGGCTGATCAGTGCGGCCGGTGCGACCTTCGCCGCCTTCCCGGAGTGGTACGCCACCCTCTTCTCCGGCTTCTATCTGCCGATGCTGCTGATCCTCATCTGCCTGATCCTGCGCGGTGTCGCCTTCGAGTACCGCGTCAAGCGGCCCGAGGAGCGCTGGCAGCGGAACTGGGAGCACACGATCTTCTGGACCTCGCTGCTGCCCGCGGTGCTGTGGGGCGTGATCTTCGGCAACATCGTGTTCGGGGTCAAGATCGATGCTCACAAGGAGTACGTGGGGAGCCTGCTCGATCTGCTGAACCCGTACGCGCTCCTGGGCGGTCTGGTCACGCTGACGCTGTTCACCTTCCACGGCGCGGTGTTCGCCTCGCTGAAGACGGTGGGGGACATCCGGGAGCGGGCGCGCAGGATGGCGGCCGTTCTCGGGCCGATCGCCGCGGTGATGGCGGTCGGGTTCCTCGGCTGGACACAGGCCGACAAGGGCGACAGCACCAGCCTGGTCGCCATGATCGTGGCGGTGGTCGCGCTGGTCGCGGCGCTCGGGGCCAACCGGCTCGGGCGCGAGGGCTGGGCGTTCGCCTTCTCCGGCCTCACCGTCGTGGCCGTGGTCACGATGCTCTTCCTGACGCTCTTTCCGAACGTCATGCCGTCCACGCTGAACGAGAGCTGGAATCTCACGGTCAGCAACGCCGCCTCCAGCCCGTACACCTTGAAGATCATGACGTGGGGTGCCGGCTTCGCCGCGCCGCTCGTGATGCTCTACCAGGGGTGGACGTACTGGGTGTTCCGCAAGCGCATCGGCACCCAACACATAGCCGAGGCCCACTAG
- the cydD gene encoding thiol reductant ABC exporter subunit CydD, with protein sequence MFHVKPVDPRLLRYAHATRGFLIAVVVLGLAGAGLVVGQAMLIAEVVVGAFQHDLALGALTTPLVLLAAVSAGRGLVSWLTELAAHRAGAAAKSELRMRLIERAARLGPGAVIGRTDGGAQVPEAYGAEAAGASDAGTPAMRTGELTALATRGIDALDDYFARYLPQLGLAVVVPLAVLARIGTGDWLSALTIVLTLPLIPLFMVLIGWATQSRMDRQWRLLARLSGHFLDVVEGLPTLKVFGRAKAQAAAIRSITGAYRRATLRTLRIAFLSSFALELLATISVALVAVGIGMRLVHGELDLYTGLMVLVLAPEAYLPLRQVGAQYHAAAEGLSAAEEIFAVLETPLRTPGTEPAPRGTALAVEELVVRHPGRTADSLPATSFEVRPGETVALVGPSGAGKSTLLSVLLGLTAPSEGRALADGHDIASLSPESWWQRIAWVPQHPHLFAGTIAENVRLARPDAEDAAVRTALGDAGALDFVDALPDGMATRLGESGAGLSAGQRQRLALARAFLADRPILLLDEPTANLDGASEEAIVAAVRRLAVGRTVLLVVHRPALLAVADRVVRLPGPATGAATPEESGAARRAVTDASVAVRPEAAGGAVYGHGGATGAASADLASGTAAGSARGAALTRLRRLARAHRARFALALLLGSLALGSAVGLMATSGWLVSRAAQQPPVLYLMVAVTATRAFGIGRAVFRYAERLVAHDTVFRMLADVRVAVFQRLERLAPAGLRERSRGDLLSRLVADVDAVQDYFLRWLLPVGAAVLVGAGAVGFTGWLLPEAGAILAGGLLLTGVAVPVLSGALARRVERRLAPARGRLATRVVDVLTGTAELTVAGALGARTESVRRADRELTRIASRSATVAGTGAGLSALLCGLTVAASAVAGVQAVHAGRLTGVALAVVVLTPLAAFEAVAGLPLAVQYRRRTRHAAERVFEVLDAPEPVSEPVTPAAAPTTPFPLAVRELTARHPGQHRPALDGIGFTLTAGHRLAVVGASGSGKTTLAQVLLRFLDEESGTYTLGGTAAREMAGDAVRRLVGLCAQDAHLFDSSLRENLRLARPEGRGAADADQDLWEALGRARLADWVRGLPAGLDTMIGERGARLSGGQRQRLALARALLADFPVLVLDEPAEHLDLATADALTADLLTATEGRTTVLITHRLTGLDAVDEVLVLDGGRAVQRGTYAELAAADGPFRRMLERERAVDAAYGEAQPVG encoded by the coding sequence ATGTTTCACGTGAAACCCGTCGACCCGCGTCTGCTCCGCTACGCTCACGCCACCCGCGGCTTCCTGATCGCGGTGGTGGTGCTCGGGCTTGCCGGAGCGGGCCTGGTCGTGGGCCAGGCGATGCTGATCGCCGAGGTCGTGGTCGGAGCGTTCCAGCACGATCTCGCCCTTGGCGCCCTGACCACGCCCCTGGTGCTGCTTGCCGCGGTCTCCGCCGGACGCGGCCTGGTCTCCTGGCTGACCGAACTGGCCGCGCACCGCGCCGGTGCAGCGGCCAAGTCCGAGCTGCGGATGCGGCTGATCGAGCGGGCGGCGCGGCTGGGTCCGGGCGCGGTGATCGGCCGCACGGACGGCGGCGCGCAGGTCCCGGAGGCGTACGGCGCGGAAGCGGCCGGCGCTTCCGATGCGGGCACGCCGGCGATGCGCACCGGCGAACTCACCGCCCTCGCCACCCGCGGCATCGACGCCCTGGACGACTACTTCGCCCGCTATCTGCCGCAGCTGGGGCTGGCGGTCGTCGTTCCCCTCGCGGTGCTGGCCCGGATCGGCACCGGCGACTGGCTCTCGGCGCTCACGATCGTGCTCACCCTGCCGCTGATCCCGCTGTTCATGGTCTTGATCGGCTGGGCCACCCAATCGCGGATGGACCGTCAGTGGCGGCTGCTGGCCCGGCTGTCGGGCCACTTCCTCGATGTCGTCGAGGGCCTGCCCACCCTGAAGGTCTTCGGCCGGGCCAAGGCCCAGGCCGCCGCCATCCGGTCCATCACCGGCGCATACCGCCGGGCGACGCTGCGCACCCTGCGGATCGCCTTTCTCTCCTCCTTCGCGCTCGAACTCCTCGCCACCATCTCCGTCGCACTGGTCGCGGTCGGCATCGGCATGCGGCTGGTGCACGGTGAACTCGACCTCTACACCGGCCTGATGGTGCTGGTGCTGGCGCCCGAGGCGTATCTGCCGCTGCGGCAGGTCGGTGCGCAGTACCACGCCGCGGCTGAGGGGCTCTCGGCCGCGGAAGAGATCTTCGCCGTCCTGGAGACCCCGCTGCGGACGCCCGGCACCGAGCCCGCGCCTCGGGGCACCGCGCTGGCCGTCGAGGAACTGGTGGTCCGCCACCCGGGACGGACCGCCGACTCGCTTCCCGCGACCTCGTTCGAGGTCCGGCCAGGGGAGACCGTCGCGCTGGTCGGGCCCTCCGGCGCCGGCAAGTCCACCCTGCTGAGCGTGCTGCTCGGCCTCACCGCACCGTCCGAGGGACGGGCCCTGGCCGACGGCCACGACATCGCGTCGCTCTCCCCCGAGAGCTGGTGGCAGCGGATCGCCTGGGTGCCGCAGCACCCGCATCTGTTCGCCGGCACCATCGCCGAGAACGTACGGCTGGCGCGGCCGGACGCGGAGGACGCCGCGGTGCGCACCGCCCTGGGTGACGCGGGCGCGCTGGACTTCGTCGACGCGCTCCCGGACGGGATGGCCACCCGGCTCGGCGAGTCCGGTGCCGGGCTCTCCGCCGGTCAGCGCCAGCGCCTCGCGCTCGCCCGCGCCTTCCTCGCCGACCGCCCGATCCTGCTCCTGGACGAGCCCACCGCGAACCTGGACGGTGCCTCCGAGGAGGCGATCGTGGCCGCGGTCCGCCGCCTCGCGGTCGGCCGTACGGTCCTGCTCGTCGTCCACCGTCCGGCGCTGCTGGCGGTGGCGGACCGGGTGGTGCGACTGCCCGGGCCGGCGACCGGGGCCGCGACGCCCGAGGAGTCGGGTGCGGCGCGGCGTGCCGTGACGGACGCGTCGGTGGCGGTGCGCCCGGAGGCGGCCGGGGGCGCGGTTTACGGGCACGGCGGAGCGACCGGGGCGGCTTCCGCGGACCTCGCGTCCGGGACCGCTGCCGGCTCCGCCCGCGGTGCGGCGCTCACCCGGCTGCGGCGGCTGGCCCGTGCCCACCGGGCGCGGTTCGCGCTGGCGCTGCTGCTCGGGAGCCTCGCGCTGGGCAGCGCGGTGGGCCTGATGGCGACGTCCGGCTGGCTGGTCTCGCGCGCGGCGCAGCAGCCGCCGGTGCTGTATCTGATGGTGGCGGTGACCGCGACCAGGGCGTTCGGCATCGGGCGCGCGGTCTTCCGGTACGCCGAGCGGCTGGTCGCCCATGACACGGTGTTCCGGATGCTCGCCGACGTGCGCGTCGCCGTCTTCCAGCGGCTGGAGCGACTGGCGCCCGCCGGGCTCAGGGAGCGCAGCCGGGGCGATCTGCTGTCGCGGCTGGTGGCCGATGTCGACGCGGTGCAGGACTACTTTCTGCGCTGGCTGCTGCCCGTGGGTGCGGCGGTGCTGGTGGGCGCCGGTGCGGTCGGTTTCACCGGATGGCTGTTGCCGGAGGCCGGGGCGATCCTGGCCGGCGGGCTGCTGCTCACGGGGGTGGCGGTGCCGGTGCTGTCCGGTGCGCTGGCCCGCCGTGTGGAGCGCCGGCTGGCGCCCGCCCGCGGACGGCTCGCCACCAGGGTCGTCGATGTGCTCACCGGTACTGCCGAGTTGACGGTGGCCGGCGCCCTGGGGGCCCGTACGGAGTCGGTGCGGCGCGCGGACCGGGAGCTGACCCGGATCGCCTCCCGCTCGGCCACCGTGGCCGGGACCGGCGCCGGGCTGTCGGCGCTGCTGTGCGGGCTGACGGTCGCGGCGTCGGCGGTGGCCGGTGTCCAGGCCGTGCACGCGGGCCGGCTGACGGGGGTGGCGCTGGCGGTCGTCGTGCTGACGCCGCTGGCCGCGTTCGAGGCCGTGGCGGGGCTGCCGCTCGCCGTCCAGTACCGTCGGCGCACCCGGCACGCCGCCGAGCGGGTCTTCGAGGTGCTGGACGCGCCGGAGCCGGTGTCCGAGCCGGTCACCCCGGCCGCCGCTCCCACGACGCCGTTCCCGCTGGCCGTACGGGAGCTGACCGCGCGCCACCCGGGACAGCACCGCCCGGCGCTGGACGGCATCGGCTTCACCCTGACGGCCGGGCACCGGCTCGCCGTCGTGGGCGCGTCCGGCTCCGGGAAGACCACACTGGCGCAGGTGCTGCTGCGCTTCCTGGACGAGGAGTCGGGCACCTACACGCTGGGCGGCACGGCCGCTCGGGAGATGGCCGGTGACGCGGTGCGGCGGCTGGTGGGGCTGTGTGCGCAGGACGCGCACCTCTTCGACAGCTCGCTGCGGGAGAACCTCAGGCTCGCCCGCCCGGAGGGGCGGGGTGCCGCGGACGCCGACCAGGACCTGTGGGAGGCGCTCGGCCGGGCGCGGCTCGCGGACTGGGTGCGCGGGCTGCCCGCCGGGCTGGACACCATGATCGGGGAGCGCGGCGCCCGGCTGTCCGGTGGCCAGCGGCAGCGGCTGGCGCTGGCCCGTGCGCTGCTCGCGGACTTCCCGGTGCTCGTCCTGGACGAGCCCGCCGAGCATCTCGACCTGGCCACCGCCGACGCACTGACCGCCGATCTGCTGACCGCGACCGAAGGCCGTACGACGGTCCTGATCACCCACCGGCTCACCGGCCTCGACGCCGTCGACGAGGTGCTGGTCCTGGACGGCGGGCGGGCCGTGCAGCGCGGGACGTACGCGGAGCTGGCCGCGGCCGACGGCCCGTTCCGGCGGATGCTGGAGCGCGAGCGGGCGGTGGACGCGGCATACGGCGAGGCCCAGCCGGTGGGGTAG